A genomic window from Salvia miltiorrhiza cultivar Shanhuang (shh) chromosome 5, IMPLAD_Smil_shh, whole genome shotgun sequence includes:
- the LOC131025815 gene encoding uncharacterized protein LOC131025815, translated as MGFAPFSQASNVLATGNLPTPAANANVEEEPEAVRPKAKGTHAAYSSEESELVAILWAEATHNPILGTSQRLLQYWGAIAEKFNALNESGAPPRKAEHLKSHFACVQKETKFFEGFYNTCKENWGSGMSDDQITHQAQTMFEANFKKQFSYIKAWKVLRKCERFMSQAGDVHSAKKSKGSDGRATTISSEPSVTTRPQGQKAAKRDKGKAKKVEGSSGGGLTFSDALEKMGTTM; from the exons ATGGGATTTGCTCCATTTTCGCAAGCCTCCAATGTCTTGGCTACGGGAAATCTTCCCACGCCAGCGGCGAACGCCAACGTCGAAGAAGAGCCGGAGGCGGTGAGGCCGAAAGCCAAGGGCACCCACGCTGCATATTCTAGCGAGGAGTCAGAGCTCGTGGCAATCTTGTGGGCGGAGGCAACCCACAATCCTATTTTGGGGACCTCCCAAAggttgctccaatattggggagcaatCGCGGAGAAGTTCAACGCGCTCAATGAGTCGGGAGCGCCGCCGCGAAAGGCGGAACATCTCAAGTCCCACTTCGCCTGTGTCCAAAAGGAGACGAAATTCTTCGAGGGCTTCTACAACACTTGCAAAGAGAATTGGGGGAGTGGTATGAGCGACGATCAAATCACCCACCAAGCCCAGACGATGTTCGAGGcgaatttcaagaagcaattctcctacatcaaagcttggaaagtgcttCGCAAATGTGAAAGATTCATGTCGCAAGCCGGGGATGTCCACTCCGCAAAGaagtcgaagggctccgatggtAGAGCAACCACCATTTCTTCAGAGCCGAGTGTCACGACgaggccccaaggccaaaaagcggCAAAGCGAGACAAGGGCAAGGCGAAGAAGGTAGAAGGGTCTTCGGGAGGAGGTTTGACGTTCTCTGACGCcctcgagaag ATGGGGACCACCATGTAA